The following proteins are co-located in the Macadamia integrifolia cultivar HAES 741 chromosome 3, SCU_Mint_v3, whole genome shotgun sequence genome:
- the LOC122072780 gene encoding protein arginine N-methyltransferase PRMT10, with product MDSTSNGVAGELPTNGNGVTVDKGVDFANYFCTYGFLYHQKEMLCDKVRMDAYYNAIFENKEHFHGKAVLDVGTGSGILAIWSAQAGARKVYAVEATKMTEHARELVKANNFQDVIEVIEGSMEDVILPEKVDIIISEWMGYFLLRESMFDSVIFARDRWLKPGGMMYPSHARMWMAPMRSGLGDQKMDDYEVAMNDWHNFVDETKTYYGVDMSVLTKPFDAEQKKYYLQTSLWNNLHPQQVIGTPAIVKEIDCLTASVHDIIDVRSNFSSSITERTRLCGFAGWFDVHFRGNKDNPARREVELTTAPSLDNGTHWGQQVFLLHPAVRVDEGDDMIVSFSMNRSKENHRLMEVELGCEMRQLSGKQLPRFARKFYIE from the exons ATGGACAGCACTAGTAACGGCGTCGCCGGGGAGCTTCCGACGAACGGCAATGGCGTCACCGTCGACAAAGGTGTCGACTTTGCTAACTATTTCTGCACCTATGGGTTTCTGTATCACCAGAAGGAGATGCTATGTGATAAAGTTCGCATGGATGCTTACTACAACGCCATTTTCGAGAACAAAGAACACTTCCATGGCAAG GCCGTGCTTGATGTAGGAACAGGGAGTGGCATTCTTGCAATATGGTCTGCACAAGCGGGTGCAAGGAAGGTTTATGCCGTTGAAGCTACTAAGATGACAGAACATGCCCGCGAACTTGTTAAAGCCAACAACTTTCAAGATGTTATTGAAGTGATTGAAGGTTCTATGGAGGATGTAATTCTTCCAGAAAAAG TTGATATAATTATATCAGAGTGGATGGGATACTTTCTTCTACGTGAGTCTATGTTTGATTCTGTGATTTTTGCCCGTGATCGTTGGCTGAAGCCTGGTGGTATGAT GTATCCTAGTCATGCTCGCATGTGGATGGCACCTATGAGGTCTGGATTGGGAGACCAAAAAATGGATGACTATGAGGTTGCTATGAATGACTGGCACAATTTTGTGGATGAGACTAAAACCTATTATGGTGTTGATATGAGTGTTCTGACAAAGCCTTTCGATGCTGAACAGAAGAAGTACTATCTACAG ACATCATTGTGGAACAATCTTCATCCACAGCAAGTCATAGGGACACCTGCTATCGTCAAAGAGATAGATTGTTTAACAGCCTCAGTACATGACATTATTGATGTCAGAAGTAATTTTTCGTCATCAATCACCGAGAGAACGAGGCTCTGTGGTTTTGCTGGATGGTTTGATGTTCATTTTCGA GGAAATAAAGACAATCCAGCAAGGCGTGAGGTTGAATTGACAACTGCTCCTAGCTTAGATAATGGAACACATTGGGGCCAGCAG GTATTCCTTTTGCATCCTGCTGTTCGGGTTGATGAAGGGGATGATATGATTGTCTCCTTCTCAATGAATCGTTCTAAAGAAAACCATCGATTAATGGAGGTTGAACTTGGATGTGAGATGAGACAGTTGTCTGGGAAGCAGCTTCCACGCTTCGCTAGAAAGTTCTATATAGAAtaa
- the LOC122073883 gene encoding tRNA (cytosine(38)-C(5))-methyltransferase 2: MEEGSRKSSDGLYRVLEFYSGIGGMRYSIMRAGMSATMVEAFDINDKANDVYEHNFGHRPYQGNIQNLTAADLDRYEADVWLLCPPCQPYTRQGLQKDSGDARASSFLRILELMQHMLQPPLMFFVENVVGFEISDTHKQMIEILVKTGFVAQEFILNPLQFGVPYSRPRYFCLAKRKPLSFQNPRFNNQLLWSPTPILGSDDGLMDENVVQSCEPIENFLEVEPSSNQSESADLDLFHTSRVPGMVCTTLETKVEENGCGTGSLSQYIVPLGLIERWGSAMDIVYPDSKRCCCFTKSYYRYVKGTGSLLATVQPKKKGKFTPLKDQGLRYFTPREVANLHSFPEIFQFPQHIGLKQRYALLGNSLSVAVVAPLLRYLFVEPL, encoded by the exons ATGGAGGAAGGTTCCCGCAAAAGCAGCGATGGCCTCTATAGAGTTCTCGAGTTCTATAGCGGCATTGGAGGCATG agGTACTCAATCATGCGAGCTGGGATGTCTGCAACCATGGTCGAAGCATTTGACATTAATGACAAAGCGAACGATGTCTATGAACACAATTTTGGCCATCGTCCTTACCAG GGTAATATTCAAAATCTGACGGCCGCTGACCTAGACAGATATGAGGCGGATGTATGGCTACTCTGTCCTCCATGCCAACCATACACACGGCAAG GTCTCCAAAAGGACTCTGGTGATGCTCGTGCATCTTCTTTTCTCAGGATTCTTGAACTTATGCAACACATGTTGCAGCCTCCTCTGATGTTTTTTGTGGAGAATGTTGTAGGGTTTGAG ATATCTGATACACATAAGCAGATGATTGAGATTTTGGTGAAAACAGGTTTTGTTGCACAAGAGTTCATTTTGAATCCTTTACAATTTGGTGTGCCATATTCTAGACCTCGGTATTTTTGCCTG GCAAAGAGGAAACCTTTATCTTTTCAAAATCCACGCTTCAATAACCAGCTCCTTTGGAGTCCTACCCCCATATTGGGGTCTGATGATGGATTGATGGATGAAAATGTGGTCCAATCCTGTGAACCAATAGAGAACTTTCTTGAAGTCGAGCCTTCTAGCAATCAGTCAGAGAGTGCGGATTTGGACTTGTTTCACACATCTAGAGTTCCTGGAATGGTATGCACAACACTGGAAACAAAGGTTGAAGAAAATGGTTGTGGCACTGGTTCCTTGAGCCAATACATTGTTCCATTAGGATTGATTGAAAGGTGGGGTAGCGCCATGG ATATTGTGTATCCTGATTCCAAGCGTTGCTGCTGCTTTACAAAAAGCTACTACAGATATGTGAAGGGTACTGGCTCCCTTTTGGCCACTGTCCAA ccaaagaagaagggaaagttcACTCCATTGAAGGATCAGGGACTCAGATACTTCACACCAAGGGAG GTTGCTAATCTGCATTCGTTCCCAGAGATTTTCCAATTTCCACAGCACATAGGTCTTAAACAACG ATATGCTTTGTTGGGAAACAGTCTTAGTGTAGCAGTGGTTGCACCCTTGCTTCGTTATCTATTTGTTGAGCCATTATGA
- the LOC122072649 gene encoding pentatricopeptide repeat-containing protein At3g54980, mitochondrial-like, translated as MLRFSNSPSTISPWLLRYCRNPKPLCSQTQNRVESSETMISEEPISGSDFLAEPTSEMEFLSLEKLNSQVEILELPTSEEFKYAQTTSPFSQIQREKDVSQDHVIEVLLNNQHDPLSAFKYFQWVEKQRGFARGVDPLCILLHILARSRSSWAARNLLKERISGNSIPSPSVMVDRLIESLKRCQSHPRVFSYLLHSYLLSGRLEEALECFDRMTTNGVVPGTVYRNSLLNALVRANMTDKARNLYWKMLEEGMDCDCFTLDVMMRACLKDGNPQEAEECFRSFKARGLELDPVTYTTAIRAVCRKPDSKAACELLKEMKEMSWSPSEMIYSDVIGACVKQGNMVEALRLRDEMVNEGLPINLVVVTSLIKGYCVQGNLDSALDLFSKMAEDGICPNKVTFAVVIEGCCRNGNMEKAHELYTQMKHTGIPLSVFIVNSLIKGFLKAQLWEQAYKLCDEVAESGVANAVTYNILIHSLCKDGRITEACNLWDKMLKKGVEPTIVSYNNLILGHCRQGNMDLASSVSSEMLERGIKPNLVTYSTLMDGYFKKGEIDQAFSVYEQILSLRIAPNDFIYNTIINGLCKAGRTFEATEKLEKFKEEGFIPICMTYNSIIDGFIKEGSMNFALKIYQEMCESGVSPNVVTCTSLIDGFCKSNNFDNALKILNEMKIKGLELDIAAYNALIDGYSKSGDMRRAHELFTELLEVGLIPNTIVYNSLIGGFRNLNNMEAALALHKRMCEEGISCDLATYTTLIDGFLKTGNIVFASELYAEMLNKGIVPDIITFSVLVHGLCNKGQLEDARKVLEEMDRKKMSPNVLIYNILIAGYFKEENFQEAFRLHDEMLDRGLTPNDATYNILVNPRLQGNVPFSGA; from the coding sequence ATGCTGAGATTCTCAAACTCTCCTTCGACTATCTCGCCATGGTTGCTCCGCTACTGCAGAAACCCCAAGCCCCTCTGCTCGCAGACCCAAAATCGAGTCGAGAGTTCAGAAACAATGATTTCGGAGGAACCCATCTCAGGATCAGATTTTCTGGCAGAACCCACTTCAGAGATGGAATTTCTATCTCTAGAGAAACTCAATTCCCAAGTTGAGATTTTGGAGCTGCCCACTTCTGAAGAATTCAAGTATGCTCAAACTACCTCACCCTTTTCCCAAATTCAGCGAGAGAAAGACGTCAGTCAGGATCACGTAATAGAAGTTCTTTTGAATAACCAGCACGATCCTTTATCGGCTTTCAAATATTTCCAATGGGTTGAGAAACAAAGAGGTTTCGCACGTGGTGTAGATCCTTTGTGCATTCTGCTCCACATCCTCGCGCGGTCGAGGAGCTCTTGGGCTGCTCGAAATCTACTGAAAGAACGCATTTCTGGTAATTCTATCCCTAGCCCAAGTGTTATGGTTGATCGCCTCATTGAGAGCTTGAAAAGGTGCCAATCACATCCCCGTGTGTTCAGTTATCTGTTGCATAGCTATTTACTATCTGGGAGGCTCGAAGAGGCACTTGAGTGTTTTGATAGAATGACTACGAACGGTGTTGTCCCTGGGACTGTATATAGGAATAGTCTTCTGAATGCTTTGGTTCGGGCCAACATGACTGATAAAGCACGAAATTTGTATTGGAAGATGctggaagaaggaatggattgtGATTGCTTtactttagatgtgatgatgcGTGCGTGTTTGAAAGATGGGAATCCCCAGGAAGCTGAGGAGTGCTTTCGGAGTTTCAAAGCTAGAGGATTGGAACTCGATCCAGTCACATATACGACTGCTATTCGGGCTGTTTGTAGGAAACCTGATTCCAAGGCTGCCTGTGAGTTGTTGAAGGAGATGAAAGAAATGAGCTGGAGTCCATCTGAGATGATTTATTCTGACGTCATTGGAGCTTGTGTGAAGCAAGGGAATATGGTTGAGGCGTTGAGGTTGAGGGATGAAATGGTAAATGAAGGACTGCCTATTAATTTGGTGGTTGTGACAAGCTTGATTAAGGGGTATTGTGTACAAGGTAACTTGGATAGTGCTTTGGATTTGTTCTCTAAGATGGCTGAAGATGGAATCTGTCCAAACAAAGTCACATTTGCTGTAGTAATTGAAGGTTGCTGCAGGAATGGAAATATGGAGAAGGCCCATGAGCTTTATACCCAAATGAAACACACGGGTATCCCCCTTAGTGTCTTCATTGTAAACTCCTTGATCAAGGGTTTCTTGAAAGCTCAGTTGTGGGAACAAGCATATAAGCTGTGTGATGAAGTGGCTGAGAGTGGGGTAGCTAATGCTGTCACTTACAATATTCTTATACACTCGCTCTGCAAAGATGGTCGGATAACTGAAGCTTGCAATCTGTGGGACAAGATGTTGAAGAAGGGGGTGGAACCAACCATAGTTTCTTACAACAATCTGATACTTGGCCACTGCAGACAAGGGAACATGGACTTGGCATCTTCTGTTTCCTCGGAAATGCTTGAAAGGGGTATCAAACCTAATTTGGTCACCTATTCGACTCTGATGGATGGGTATTTCAAGAAAGGAGAGATTGATCAAGCTTTCAGTGTTTATGAACAAATTTTGAGCTTAAGGATTGCTCCCAATGACTTCATATACAATACAATCATAAATGGTCTCTGCAAAGCTGGTCGGACATTTGAGGCAACTGAAAAGTTGGAGAAATTCAAGGAGGAGGGCTTTATTCCCATCTGTATGACTTACAATAGCATTATTGATGGATTCATAAAAGAGGGTTCCATGAACTTTGCATTAAAAATTTATCAAGAAATGTGTGAGAGTGGGGTATCCCCTAACGTTGTCACGTGTACAAGCTTGATTGATGGTTTCTGTAAAAGCAATAATTTTGATAATGCTTTGAAGATTCTGAATGAGATGAAGATAAAGGGCCTAGAGCTAGATATTGCTGCATATAATGCTCTTATAGATGGCTACAGTAAAAGTGGGGATATGAGACGTGCACATGAGCTTTTCACTGAACTCCTTGAAGTTGGTTTAATTCCAAACACTATTGTTTATAATAGTCTAATTGGTGGGTTTAGAAATTTAAATAACATGGAGGCAGCACTTGCCTTGCATAAGAGAATgtgtgaagagggaatttcatGTGATTTAGCTACTTACACCACTTTGATTGATGGATTTCTTAAGACAGGCAATATTGTCTTTGCATCAGAGCTATATGCTGAGATGCTAAATAAGGGTATTGTGCCTGATATTATCACTTTTAGTGTTCTTGTGCACGGGCTTTGCAATAAAGGGCAGCTGGAGGATGCACGCAAAGTCTTGGAAGAGATGGATAGGAAGAAAATGTCCCCTAATGTTCTTATATATAACATATTGATAGCTGGATATTTcaaggaagaaaattttcagGAAGCTTTTAGGTTGCACGATGAGATGCTAGACAGAGGCCTTACACCTAAtgatgcaacttataatatacttgtaaatccaagacttcaaggaAATGTCCCCTTTTCTGGGGCGTAA